The region GCCCAGTCTTTGGGACGAAGTGTTGCATATCGATACATTAAAAATCGGGACAGTACCAGCCTATACAGATACACTCACTTTGCTTTCCAGCTTGGGAGCGCCGGAGAAAACAAGCGTATGTGGAGCTTCAGGATTATACAGACCTGAAAAATTTCCTGTTTCAAATCCTATTTACATGTGGTCATATAAGGGAATTGACTTTCTTGTAAACGGAGACAAAGTGAATCTTAAGCTTGTCCGATTTACCGAAGCACCTTCAACGTTGAGACTAACATATCCCTCATTAACATTATGTCATGCAACCAGACTTGCAGATATAAAAAAGATATTCCCAGTATCAGTCAGAGTATCCTATGATTACTTTGATCCGGAAAGAAAGGAGACATTCAGATTGGTAAGGATCAATCCAAGGGAGGCATGGACTGATGAATGGATTCTGAGATTTAAGGGAAACAGACTATATGAAGTTGAATTCTGGACTCCTTAAAATGCTTTACTATGTCTTCTCTGCGAAAGAAAATATTTCACAGAGAAAACACAGTAGATTTAACATTGCTTATTTCTAACAATCTTAAGAAACGATCTTATACCCTGCCTTATCAAGTGTTTTCTGCACTATCTCTGGAGAAATATTATCTCCCTTTACAGTCAGAATTTTATCGTTGGATTTTATGTCGACATCCCATTCTTTTATTTCAGATGCTTCGTCTAAAGCTTTTCCAGCCTTTTCTACGCAAGCGCCGCATTTGATATTTGTTTTAAACTGTAGAGTTTCCATGACTTACCTATTTATTTATTTCTATAAAGTTAATGTTAATCTCACTGATGGCTCTTATATAATTTTGAATATTATTTACATTTAGTTAAAGCCTTACTGTTTTTAACCTCAGGCTATTCAATACAACAGACACGCTGCTTAATGCCATTGCCAAACCGGCAAGCATTGGATTTAGAAGAAACCCATTAACAGGATACAATACTCCCGCAGCAAGAGGGATGCCGATAAGGTTATAAATAAAAGCCCAGAAGAGATTCTGACGAATTGTATTCACTGTAAATTTACTTAGCTTAAAGCTTTCAGGAATCAATCGTAAATCAGAAGACATCAAAGTTATCTTTGCTACATCCATTGCTATGTCCGATCCCTGAGCCATTGCAATACTAACATCTGCGAGCGCCAGAGCTTCAGCATCATTCACGCCGTCTCCAGCCATAGCTACAACTTTGCCATTCTTCTTCAATTCCTTTACAAAGCTTGCCTTATCAGATGGCAATACTTCCGCTTTATATTTTTCAATTCCGGTTTTATTTGCTATTGCCTCTGCCGTCTGCATTGTATCTCCTGTAAGCATGTAAATCTCAATGCCAAGATCCTTAATCTTTTGAATCGCATCATAAGAACCTTGTTTCACTTCATCAGCAACTGCTATCAGAGCCACAACTTTTTTGTTTTGAGCCAAATAAATTAAGGTCTTAGCTTCCAAACTATACTGATTGGAAATATGATCCATTTCCCTTGATAATTCTGCCTTGATATCATTCTTAACGAAATTTCGACTTCCTATAAAATAAATATCGTCTTTGTATTGCACCTTAATTCCTTTCCCTGTCTGGCTTTCAAAATCATCTAATGCAACTTCATTAGTATTCCTTCTCTTATAATATTGAACAATGGCCTCTGCCAATGGATGGCCAGATTTACGCTCTGCTGTCAGAATGATTCCCTCCAGCAAAGTTTTATTATCAACATTCTCCTC is a window of Sporocytophaga myxococcoides DSM 11118 DNA encoding:
- a CDS encoding heavy-metal-associated domain-containing protein — its product is METLQFKTNIKCGACVEKAGKALDEASEIKEWDVDIKSNDKILTVKGDNISPEIVQKTLDKAGYKIVS